The nucleotide sequence CCTCTTTTTGCGAACTGGCTTTGAACATGTCTGATTTTTTTCTCCTTTGTGTATTTTTGTCCAACAGTTCGGCTGTTAGACGCATATACAATATGTCCACAACTGGACATATCTTGAATACAGAGTAACAATACACAACCATATAAACCCTAACACATAACCCAAGCATAACAAAACACAACCAAACACAACAAAAAACACGAAAAACCATCAAAACATACATCAAAAAATGGAAAAAATAACCCCCAAAACAAACTGTACAACAAATCAACAAAAAACACACAACAAAACATCACCCCCATGAAAAAAATGGGTATCTCAATTGAATCAGAATGTAATAGCACGAATGGTGCGGTAACCGGGATTTGAACCCGGGTCCTAGACTTGGCAAGCCTATGTACTAACCAAGCTGTACTATTACCGCACTCAGTTTCGCAACCAACAATCTAAAAACTTCCTAATAAACTATAACAGTTCCCTAACCCTCTCCCCTTCGTACAAACACAACCTTAAGCAAGTTCTACGCGATTGCACCAGCACTTCTTGCTTTTTGCCAAAATAATTGAAAGTAGTTTGAACTATTTGGGATTACGATTCAGCATGAAGAGACTGCTGATGTCAGGTATGCACGCGTGCACGAACGGTTTATATCAAACATCCCCTTAACTTTAGTAAGGTTTTAGAGGAGAAAAATTGATGAGCACCGAACCTTTCCATGTAACTGATTCAAATTTTGAACAAACCCTAAAAACTAACAAGTTTGTTTTGGTTGACTTCTGGGCTAACTGGTGTGGTCCCTGCCGAGCGTTAGCACCCACAATAGCTGAAATCGCCAAGGAATACAGCGGCAAAGTGTTGGTGGGCAAACTTGACGTGGACGAGAACCCTGTTACAGCAGAGAAATTTCAGGTTTTTAGCATCCCGACTATGATCTTGTTTAAAGACGGAGTGGAAGTTGATCGCCTTGTCGGTTTATGCCCAAAAAACCGAATAACCGACACTTTAGCTAAACATCAGTAAGCGCTTAGGCGCTTTTCATTTTCTCATACATCTTCTCAAACGTCCAGCGTACACTGGATTTGAGTTCCTTTAAGCGGTCTTCATCGACGTTTTTGATGATGATTTCTCGTATTAAGTCGCCTTCGCGGACGATGTTGTAGCTGAACATTTTGTCAGGGGTGAGTTGTCCGAGGCGGACGAGTTCTTTGTCTTTTTCCTGCATCTTTGCAAAGACTTTTTCCACCAAGAAATTGGTGAACGGAGGCGTGTTGACGTTGAAGTTTTTGCTTTCGTCAGGCATAACATGGATGGTTTGTTTATCAAAATACATCAATGCGAGTGCTTCGTCTGTCATGGTTTTTAGGGGTATGACGGTTTCCTGTTCCGCTGGAGTTGCGGGTGGTGCTGGCGCTTGTGTGGGTTTGGGTTGCTCAGCGGCCGATTTGGGCAAGACCACTTCTTTAGGCATTGACGCAGGCGGGGCTGTGGTGACTTCTTTTATGTCGCCTCGCTTGAAACCTTTCTCGAGCAAAATAGTGTTAACAGTGTCCAGCGTTGCCTGAACTTCTTTAACTTCCGCGTTGAGCCTTTCAAGCTGGTCTTCGAGCCTTTTTTTGAAAGCAATCATGGACTTCATTTTTTCAGGGTCTTGAGCCAAACAATTGCACCCGCACTACAATGCGTACTTGGGCTTTATCTGTTTTAGCTTTTGTTATGCGGGCAATTCACCGATTTTTTTGAGTTGCGCATTGTACATTTCCACGATTTCCTTTGACGTGGTAGCGTCCGTTGGGCTTTTGTCAGTGCGGTATTTGCCCGTGAATCGCGGAAAACGAATAGCCATGCCGCTGCCTTTTCGTACGGAATCCATAGCCGCCATGTGAATAGGGCTCAAGGTGACTTCTGCACCCAAAATCTCCAACACCACCGCAGGCTCAAACCACACATCTGCCTCCAATGTAGATTGGACGCGACTGTTTTTGCGTGGAACAACATGTTTCTGGAGCATTTCGTGGAGGGTTGCAAGGTCTTTATCGGTGAAACCTGTGCCACATTTGGTAACCGTCTCAAACGTGTCAGATTCAGGGTTATAAGTTGCCAAAAGTAGCGCACCATATGCGCCGACGCGTTTTCCCCGCCCATGAAAAGCACCCACCACAACCAAATCAACGGTGTCGGTCATTTCGCTCTTGTAGTCGCGCTTGTACTTTATCCACAACCAGCCTCTGTTGCCTGCTTGGTAGACGGATTCTTTGCCAACGGATTTACACATCACGCCCTCACAGCCGTCTTCTATGGCTTCCTCAAAGAAATCCTCCAATTCCTTGGGGTTCTTGACGAGTTTTTGGGTGGCGGGTTTTAGGCGGTCGTTTGGTTTTATGATTTTTTCAAGAGTTTTCCGCCTTTGCGGAAAGGGTTCCTGTGTTAGGTCTTTGCCGTCGACGTAGAGTGCATCGAAAGAAAACAGAGAAATTGGATATTGAGCTATGGCTTCTGCGACGCCGTATTTGCGTCTGCGATGCATGAGTTCTTGGAAGGGACGCATGTCGCCTGACTCTAAATCCATAGCGACGCATTCAGCTTCAAGTATAGCTTCTTTTGCGTCAACCTGAGTGCGAATTAACTCAACAGCATCGGGGTACTGGTCTGAAATGTTCTCCAGCCTCCGAGAAAAAAGGACCACTTTGTCCCCACTTTTGTGCGCTTGAACGCGCTCACCGTCGTATTTGTATTCGGCTACACATTTGCCGCCGAATTTTTCCAGTATCTCCTCAGGGGCACCTAAGCGTTCAGCTAGCATGGGACGTATGGGTTCCCCGAACATTACTTGGAATTTTTCGATGCCTTCTAAACCTTTTTCAGCCACTACGCTGGCGACCCGTCCTAAATCCGAGGAAATGTTGTAGGCACGTTCGATTTTTTCTCGAGCTTCTTTACCGCCACCATAAGCGATGGCTAAGGCGTCAAGTACAGTCATGTCAGCGATGCCGAGGCGCAGGTTGCCTGTCACGGTTCGGATGAGCCATTTGGCTTCTTTGGGCGATGCATCTGTGAGCAAACCTGAGAGGAGCGCCATCTTCGTGTCTACCGCGCCCGAACCAGTCGTCTTAGCGAGTTTGTCCAGTGTTTCGTAGACGCGCTGCACAGTGAGTGTTTTGGTGAAGAAAGTTGATTGCTTGCGTTTTGAGAGCTGTTTTTCTGCGGTTTCGCCGATGTCTCCGCTTTTCTGCAGTTCCGCTTGGATTGCGCTTTCGCTGCCGCCTGAGGCGCGGATGAGGGCTTTTATGGCAAGTTTTTCAGCCACGCCCATCTCGATGCCGACGAAGTCCGGGTAGAGTTTTCCCTGTGTTAGGTAAACTACTCGGGAGATGATGTCTTTGGGTGTTTTTTTGAGCAACTCCACTAGGTGGTCGGTCATTTCTAGGCGTTTGGTGGTGGCTTCGATTTTCTCGTAGGATTCCGCGATTACTTTGTAGTCCATGCAGTTTTCGCTCTCTGATACTGGATTGTGGGTATTATAATTTAAACCCCTTCATGCTTTGTCGGAGAATAATGATAACGCATGGTTACATCTAAGAATAGTATGCTGTTACAAAAATTAAAAAAAGGAAAAAGGGGGAAGAGTTTAGGTTTTGTTTATGGCCGTTTGCGTAGAACTACGATAATGACTACGCTCATGATGGCTACGAACACGAAGAGACCTGCGATTGCTGGAATGAAGTAGAGGTCAGCTGCGGAGGGTTCCTGTGTGGGTTGTGGGGTTGGTGTTGCTGGAGCAGAGACTGCGTAGAATGATGTTCTGGCTGATGATCCGTAGTAGCCGTTGGTTCCTTCAAAGATTGCTATTACAGTGTATGCGCCGTCAATGTCGGGTGCCCACGCATAGGTGAACATGCCGCTTGCGTCGGTTGTTGTGGTGCCGATTGTGCGGTAGTTGCCGTTTGAGTCAACTACGTTTATGGTTACAGGTACGCCTGTGACGTCCATGGGCATTGGTTTCTGCATGTAGACGTATTCCATCCATGAGCTCATGCTTGCGTCAGAAACACAGGGAACACCATTGGGGAACCGTGCTGCTTGCTCGTTCTGTGTTGTGCCTGCTGCGATGTCGGTAACGGTTCCTCTGATGACTATGGGTGTGCCGACGGTTGTTGCGACATCTGGAGCGGTCACGGTCATTTTGCTCGGTCCTTTGCCGATGGAGTAGACCTGCATGTCGTAGGCGTTGAGGTAAGCTATTTGTCCGTCTGCTGTTGGGAAGCCAAAGTCAGCGAATCCGCCAACTGAAGCCCAACTGTCCATCTTCCAGATTTCTTGGCCTGTCGTTGCGTTTAAGCATCGGATCTTGTAGTCTCTGTATAGTGGAACGTTTGGTGAGTGTTCGTTGCTGTAGACGTAGACTTTGTCGTCGCAGATTGAGCCGACAAAGGTTGGGTAGAGTCCCCAGGAGGTTTCTGTGCCGCTGTTTGTGCTGTTGCCTTCGCCGCCGCCACCGTAAGACCAGACTACTTTGCCGTTAGATGTGTCGTATGCGAAGATTTCGCCACCGTAGCCGCCGACGTAGAGTTTGCCGTATGCTACGTAGCCGATTTGTGCGACACCGCCGCTGCCGATGGTTGGGTAGTAGTTGAATGCGCGTGTTTCACCGACTGGGCCCCATTTGAGGTTGCCGTTGTCGAGGCTGTAGCCGTACCATTGCATGGTTTCTTTGGTGCTTACGAAGAACATGCGGTTTGTTGGGTCTACTGTGCCGAGTTGTAGGGTAATGTTGCCTGGTGGTGTTTGTATGTCTTTAGACCACATCAATGAACCGCGTGAGCCTTCTTTGAGGTTGATTGCCCAAATGGTTGCGAAAGCTGTGCTACTGCCTGCTGCGACGCCACCCCATGTGGGTTGGCCAAAGGTTGATCTCATGTTGCTGTAGCCTAAGAGCAAGTCGTTATCGATTACCCAGCCTACACCAGCGTTGGTTGTTGGCAGTGTTGGAAGGGTTACGTTCCAAGAGTATGATTGGCGTAGTGTTGTGTTGAAGACTTGGTTTACTGGTCGGTAACCACCTGATGATAAGAGGTTAACTGGACCGTTGCTTACGACCTGTGTGAAGTTCCACAATGCTAGCCACTTGTTTGGAATGTTGATTTGATAGATTATTGGTTCACCGTATGGTCCGTAGCTCATGGTTCCTGAGGGGACGTCGGTTATGTTGCATACCCAGTTTCCTGTCCATGGATCAAACATCATCCATGTAGTGCCTTGAGTAGAGATCAAGTACGAGATTGCACCGTGCTGGTTTGGTGTTTCAACGTTTATGACTGCTCCAAACGAGGGGTTAACGCTGTAGTTTTGGAACCATATTTGTTGGCCAGTGCGTAAGTCGACACATATGTATCCGCCGCCTGCACCGTTGTTGCTGTGGGGTAATCCGTAGTAGAGTCTACCGCTAATGATGATTGGGTTGTTGAACTTAGTTTCGTAAGACAAGCCTGTGTAGAATGCTGCGCCTTCAACGCCTGTTGGAGATGATGGCGAGTTCGGTAGTTGGTCAAGGTTGTTTCCGCCCATGATACCGCCGAAGGTTATGGGTTTAGTCCACATAACGTGTGGTGTATCTGGTGCTGTGCCGTCTGGTTGGAAGCGTACTGAACCGAAGCTGTATGCTGCGCCCATTGGTCTGATGTAGTTTGAGGAAATTGAGTACCAAAGTGCGTTCTGTCCTTCGATTGGTCTTGTCCAGTATTCAGTCGGCAGGGGTGTTACTTCTCCGCCGGGTGCTGGTTCTTCTTGGACGGTTAAGGTTGTGACTGCTGAGCTAGGTAAGTATGTGTCGTTAACGAATAGTGAAGCAGGGTTGTATGCGTAGTCTGTGTATTTTTGTCCGGGGAAGGTAAAGTTGAATGTGTATGTGCCAATCTGGTTCGGTGTAAATGCGGTGTATGCAGATGAGGTTGTGTCCCAGACTGTTTCCCATGTTACAGTTTCGGTTTTTCCGTCAGGAGCAGTTATTACCACTTTGAAGTTGTGGAATCTGATGTTGTTGGTAATCAGTGCCCCGTCAGGGATTTTGTCAAGCCAAACTACCACTGCGACTTGTTGGCCGACGCCTGCTGGGTTGGGTGAGACGTTGATAAATGCAAATGTTGGGATTTGCCATGCTGGGGTATGTGCTGATGCTGTTTGCATTAGTGCCAGTGAGGCACCTGTTGATATTACTAGTATTGTTGCGATTAAAAGTGCTAGAGTTTTCACTTTGTTTTTATTTGACATTTTTCTTTTCTCCTTGTGGCAGTAAACTAAGCGTTTGATGCATATTAACGTTTCAGGGGTCGCCAAAATCAAAGAATTCAGGCACTTTTTTGGACAATTATACCAAGCAAACCTGCACTTCTTTGTATTTATTTAATAATGAAAGTATACGTTTCGCCGAAAAGCACCGCGGTTGTTACAAAAAATTTCTCAAAAGAATCCTTAAAGAGCATTTAAAGCAAGAACGCTCTAGAAGATTATATAGCCAAGTAAAAGCTACTAACCCCTATGAACGCTTGTGTAGTTTACTTTTCCAGAACTGGAAACACAAAAAAATTCGCCCAAGCCATAGCAGACGCCACAAAAGCCCCCCTATACGACCTAAATTCGGCAGCAACCTCAACACTGGAAAACTGCGACCTGCTAATCTTCGGAACCCCCGTTGAAGGCGCCAGCCCCACAAAAGAAGCCCTCACCTACATAGAAAACATGCCCACTGTTTCAGGCAAAAAAGCAATCTTGTTCTGCACCTATCGCCTCTTTGGAAACCAGCGAGCCATGAAAACCGTAGAGAAGGCACTATCTGCTAGGGGCTACGAGACGATTTTGAAGGTTTCAAAGAAGGGGATGAAGCCTGAGCAGCAGCAAGTTGACTTCTCAAAAGAGCTAGCTCAAGTGAAGAAAGCTCTGGAAACTGTAACATAAAATAAAGAAAGGACAAATGGACGTTCGGTATCAAAACGTAGTGATGATGCTATTTTAGGCTCCGTCTATTAGGTGTGCTGTTCCGTCTGGACAGTATACTTTGTCAAATACTTCAGCAATATGATAGCGTTTGCTACATGCTTTCATTTCGGAGCATCCATCGCAATCTCGCGACAACATTTCTATTCTTTTCCTCCTGATTACTATTAAAGAGGCACTTTAGGTGTGTTATGATCAGCGTTCTACTGATTCACACATCTAACTGTTACCTCAGATAAAGCCACATAGAAATATGGATGTGACTTTTAAATTTTATGATGTCTCAATACTAACGCCTCAACCTTGAAATCGAGCAGAAAAACCGCTTCAGCTAAAAGCTTTCGTTGTAGACCACTTCACTTGCGGGTCGTCTGGACCTTGCAGGCGGAGACTCATCGGGGTACCCGACGGGAATCATGGCGACTGGCCGCATCTCTTCGGGGGCTTTCACGATTTTTCTAACCGCCTCTTCCCTGAATGCGCCAACCCAGCAGGCACCCAAACCCAAAGAGCAAGCAGTTAAAAGAATGTTCTGAGTTGCTGCCGCGGTGTCTTGAATGCAATAAAGCATCCTGCCGCGTTCCCCGTAGCTTTGTTGGGCACGTTTTTCATCCGCGCAAACAACAAACACAACCGGTGCCTCTGCAACCATCCTTTGCCCCAGAGCGGCTTTTGAGAGAGCCAGCTTTGTCGCTTGGTCTTTGACGAGCACAAACGCCCATGACTGTGCGTTGCCTGCGGAGGGCGCGAGGAGTGCCGCTTCGACGAGTTTGTCGATTGCTTCTTGGGAGACATCTTGTTTTTTGAAGGCTCTTATGCTTCGGCGGTCTTTAATTGCTTCTACGAGTTCCATAATGGTCCCCTACACTGAAGTTTGGTTGTAGAAAATAAAACCGTTTCTTTCTGCGGCACTTTAAGCGTAAGAGTCTTAAGTTTTACTGGAGATTTTACTTTTGGAATGATGTGCACTAGAGTCTGAGCTTACGCTGTGAATAAGACTCGACGGGCAAACTGACCAAAAATTAACCAACATGAATGGCCGTTACGTCTTCGCCGTGGAATTCTCCATGCACAGTCCGCAGATGCTTCAAATGCACCGTGTGAAGATGTTGCTCAGCAGCCTCTTTTAAGTCGAATTTTCTGCCGCATTCGGGACACATGAACTCTTTATCGCTGATAGGGGTTATTTTTGTGCTGTGTCCTTCGGTATGTTTGGGTTCATCTAAATTGGACATGAACAAACCTCAGTTCCAATGTCTGCGAGAATTTATTTTAACGTATGTGGCTGTAAGCAAGTAACCACAAACACTGCTCCATAAGGAACATGCCACTGAAGTAGCATGAGCGGAAAATTTATCAAGCCTGTAGCTGTCAACAAACAAGCACAACGCAAACTTATTGCGATGCTCATCGAGGTGAAATAGAACATGGTTGAAATGAAAGTTGACGCTTCCGAACTCAAAGGCGACCTAATAGAAAAACTCTCAGATTTCCTCAAAGAAAAAACAGGCGGAGAAGTCAGCACAGAAGGCAAAACCGTAACCGTAAAAGGCGAAGGCGAAGCACTCAGCAAAAAATACGTGCGCATAACCGTCAAAAAATTCCTACACAAGAACGAGTTGACCGACACCTTCAAAGTCATCGGCGACGAGGAAGCACTCAAAATTAAAGAGCGCAAAATAGTCGAAGAAGACTAAACCCTCTTTTCCCAAAATTAGTTACTTTTTGTATGACCTAAATCTTAGTTTTTGTTGTCCTAAAGTTTGAACACCTTGTTCGATGGCTTAGCATTAAATCAAAACTTCACATAATGATACTTGTATATGTGCGTGTGAGGGTAAAGATTTGAGCCACAAAAATCTAACCTTAGGCGGGATCGCAATTTTTGTCTCCGCCATCGTTGCAACTGCAGTCTTGGCGACTTCATACTCTGCCCTGCAATCCCTTCAAGCCATAAACCCAGTTGCAGCCCTCACCGCCATTACAGCCGCCATAATCGGCTTAGCATGGTTCAAAAAAACCTGCCGTTAGTCCACTTCTTCCTCCCACGCTGTTTCTATAAGAATAAACTAGATTTTAAGGAGGGCTAAGCATGAACACATACTAAAAGAGGAGAAACAGCGGCATGGCAGTTAACTTTGTGTTCATGCTTAACCAATAATCACCCAAGTGTTTTTTGGTTAAATGCTTTTTTGTCAAGGTTTCTGGACTAAGGCTTAGTCAAGGTTTCTTGACTAACTTTGCAGAAGCTTTCACAGCTTGAAAACGGTTTCGCCTAACTTAAATACCTACAACCCAATAAAGTAACTCCACTCGCCAGTAAACGTTGATCGGGTGACTCCTATGAGCAAACGCCTAAACACAAACCAAGATTTCGTCATCCTAGACAAATTAACAAAGAACTTCAACGGCTTCAAAGCCCTAAACGAAGTATCCTTAACAATAAAACAGGGCGAAATCTTCGGCTACATAGGCCCCAACGGCGCAGGCAAAACCACCACCATGAAAATCCTCGTCGGCTTAATCAGCGACTTTCAAGGCCAAGTCACCATAGGCGGCTACTCAGCACCCGAAAAGAAAGACGAAATCCACAAACTACTAGGCTATCTGCCCCAAAGCGTAGCCTTTCAAGATTGGCGCACTATTGACCACGCACTGAAAACCTTCGGCAAACTCTCAGGCTTAACTGACGCACAACTTGAAGAACGCATCCCCCCGCTTCTGGACATGCTGGGCTTAGCTGACGCCAGACATAAACGGATTTCCTATTTATCGGGCGGTATGACGCAGAAAGTTGGGTTGGCTCAGGCGCTTCTTCATGAACCTAAACTATTGGTTTTAGATGAACCGATGGGTGGACTTGACCCACTGAGTCGCCGCCAATTCAAAGACATCGTGCTTAAACTCGCAGAAAAAGGCACCACAGTCCTCTTCTCCTCCCACATCCTAAGCGATGTACAAGATGTTGCCGACCGAGTGGGCATAATTAGCCACGGTCGAATCAAAGAAGTAGGCACAATTAGCGAGCTAAAAACCCACTTTATGCTCCAAAAAACCGTGCAAGTGCTCCTCTCAGGCGAAAGCAGCAGCTGGAAACAGTTAGGTTCAGTGAGAAACGTTTCAGAAGTGGTTCAACCTTCTTCGGGGGTAGTGTTGTTGAAGCTTAAAGCTGAAGCAGACGCAGACCAAGCCGTAAACGACATTGTGCAAAAAATCGTTGAATTACACATCCCTGTTCGGGGTATCTGGCAAGTGGAACCTTCGCTAGACCAAATCTACTTCAACTACGTTTCGGAGGCTGAAAACTAATGCAGCTCGCACTACTCTTCACCGATGAATTGAAGGGCTTTTACAAGTCTAAAGTTATGGTCTTCCTCTGGATAGGGTTACCCGTAATCGCCCTGTTATTCCGCTTCATTCAAGTCAGCTCAACAGGCCAAGAGATTCCCTTCACAGTTATCTCTTCGCTGGTTGTCTCAAGCATAGGAGGAACCTTAGCGGCGGTTATGTTGGCAGTGTTTTTAATTAACGAAAAGAACCGTCGTGTCTATGACCTATTCTTGATTAGACCCATAAAACGCCGAGACATATTGCTGGCCAAGTTTTTCTCGGTTTACACATGTGTTGCCATAGCAGCCGCCATAGCTGTGTTTGTTGGGATTGTGACAGACTTTGCCACAACAGGAACCCTTTCCTCTACAGTACTTACAAACGCAGGGCAGTCACTTGCAATAAGCTTAAGCATGATTGCTGTTTCCTGCGCGGCCGGCGTACTCATCGGTGTCGCTTCGCCCTCGGTGCTTGTCGGAGCCATACTGGTAATTTACGGAGGTAACCAGATTTCAGTCATTCCGCTCCTACCAACTTTGCTCAATTTACCCGACGCAACACTATTCACCATTATTATCGCCGTTGCCGTAGCTACTGGGTTACTTGCGGGAGCGATTGCACTGTTCAACAAAAAACAGTTCTAATTCAAACACGTCTTTATCGCCAAAATAATGGCGCTCAAACCTTTTTCCAGTTGCTTTCTTTAAATAAGGGAGGGGAGGTAGCGGCAGAGACGTCGCGTGATTCCAGCAGGTACGGATACGGAACCGTATGCGGTTTTAAATATGGGAATGTTTTTTTGTGTGGGTGTCTGCTATACAACCAAAAAAGGGTTAGAGAGAGTGGACGCTAACAAACTTGTTGTGGGCTTAGGCGGCATGCCAGGCGCAGGGAAATCGCTCGTTGTCGAAACCGCTAAAGAATTGG is from Candidatus Bathyarchaeota archaeon and encodes:
- a CDS encoding 60S ribosomal protein L22, which translates into the protein MVEMKVDASELKGDLIEKLSDFLKEKTGGEVSTEGKTVTVKGEGEALSKKYVRITVKKFLHKNELTDTFKVIGDEEALKIKERKIVEED
- a CDS encoding ATP-dependent DNA ligase, whose product is MDYKVIAESYEKIEATTKRLEMTDHLVELLKKTPKDIISRVVYLTQGKLYPDFVGIEMGVAEKLAIKALIRASGGSESAIQAELQKSGDIGETAEKQLSKRKQSTFFTKTLTVQRVYETLDKLAKTTGSGAVDTKMALLSGLLTDASPKEAKWLIRTVTGNLRLGIADMTVLDALAIAYGGGKEAREKIERAYNISSDLGRVASVVAEKGLEGIEKFQVMFGEPIRPMLAERLGAPEEILEKFGGKCVAEYKYDGERVQAHKSGDKVVLFSRRLENISDQYPDAVELIRTQVDAKEAILEAECVAMDLESGDMRPFQELMHRRRKYGVAEAIAQYPISLFSFDALYVDGKDLTQEPFPQRRKTLEKIIKPNDRLKPATQKLVKNPKELEDFFEEAIEDGCEGVMCKSVGKESVYQAGNRGWLWIKYKRDYKSEMTDTVDLVVVGAFHGRGKRVGAYGALLLATYNPESDTFETVTKCGTGFTDKDLATLHEMLQKHVVPRKNSRVQSTLEADVWFEPAVVLEILGAEVTLSPIHMAAMDSVRKGSGMAIRFPRFTGKYRTDKSPTDATTSKEIVEMYNAQLKKIGELPA
- a CDS encoding flavodoxin domain-containing protein yields the protein MNACVVYFSRTGNTKKFAQAIADATKAPLYDLNSAATSTLENCDLLIFGTPVEGASPTKEALTYIENMPTVSGKKAILFCTYRLFGNQRAMKTVEKALSARGYETILKVSKKGMKPEQQQVDFSKELAQVKKALETVT
- a CDS encoding nitroreductase family protein, translated to MELVEAIKDRRSIRAFKKQDVSQEAIDKLVEAALLAPSAGNAQSWAFVLVKDQATKLALSKAALGQRMVAEAPVVFVVCADEKRAQQSYGERGRMLYCIQDTAAATQNILLTACSLGLGACWVGAFREEAVRKIVKAPEEMRPVAMIPVGYPDESPPARSRRPASEVVYNESF
- a CDS encoding PQQ-binding-like beta-propeller repeat protein, coding for MSNKNKVKTLALLIATILVISTGASLALMQTASAHTPAWQIPTFAFINVSPNPAGVGQQVAVVVWLDKIPDGALITNNIRFHNFKVVITAPDGKTETVTWETVWDTTSSAYTAFTPNQIGTYTFNFTFPGQKYTDYAYNPASLFVNDTYLPSSAVTTLTVQEEPAPGGEVTPLPTEYWTRPIEGQNALWYSISSNYIRPMGAAYSFGSVRFQPDGTAPDTPHVMWTKPITFGGIMGGNNLDQLPNSPSSPTGVEGAAFYTGLSYETKFNNPIIISGRLYYGLPHSNNGAGGGYICVDLRTGQQIWFQNYSVNPSFGAVINVETPNQHGAISYLISTQGTTWMMFDPWTGNWVCNITDVPSGTMSYGPYGEPIIYQINIPNKWLALWNFTQVVSNGPVNLLSSGGYRPVNQVFNTTLRQSYSWNVTLPTLPTTNAGVGWVIDNDLLLGYSNMRSTFGQPTWGGVAAGSSTAFATIWAINLKEGSRGSLMWSKDIQTPPGNITLQLGTVDPTNRMFFVSTKETMQWYGYSLDNGNLKWGPVGETRAFNYYPTIGSGGVAQIGYVAYGKLYVGGYGGEIFAYDTSNGKVVWSYGGGGEGNSTNSGTETSWGLYPTFVGSICDDKVYVYSNEHSPNVPLYRDYKIRCLNATTGQEIWKMDSWASVGGFADFGFPTADGQIAYLNAYDMQVYSIGKGPSKMTVTAPDVATTVGTPIVIRGTVTDIAAGTTQNEQAARFPNGVPCVSDASMSSWMEYVYMQKPMPMDVTGVPVTINVVDSNGNYRTIGTTTTDASGMFTYAWAPDIDGAYTVIAIFEGTNGYYGSSARTSFYAVSAPATPTPQPTQEPSAADLYFIPAIAGLFVFVAIMSVVIIVVLRKRP
- the trxA gene encoding thioredoxin, encoding MSTEPFHVTDSNFEQTLKTNKFVLVDFWANWCGPCRALAPTIAEIAKEYSGKVLVGKLDVDENPVTAEKFQVFSIPTMILFKDGVEVDRLVGLCPKNRITDTLAKHQ
- a CDS encoding ABC transporter ATP-binding protein; amino-acid sequence: MSKRLNTNQDFVILDKLTKNFNGFKALNEVSLTIKQGEIFGYIGPNGAGKTTTMKILVGLISDFQGQVTIGGYSAPEKKDEIHKLLGYLPQSVAFQDWRTIDHALKTFGKLSGLTDAQLEERIPPLLDMLGLADARHKRISYLSGGMTQKVGLAQALLHEPKLLVLDEPMGGLDPLSRRQFKDIVLKLAEKGTTVLFSSHILSDVQDVADRVGIISHGRIKEVGTISELKTHFMLQKTVQVLLSGESSSWKQLGSVRNVSEVVQPSSGVVLLKLKAEADADQAVNDIVQKIVELHIPVRGIWQVEPSLDQIYFNYVSEAEN